The Flavobacteriales bacterium genome segment GGCCACGGGAACACCTTCCGGGAGACCGTCGGTTCATGCTCAAAAATACCGTATAAAGCAGATCCGCTTCCGGTCATGGAAGCATATACCGCACCTTCTTTGTACAGTTTCTCTTTCACCTTCTTTAATGCAGGATATTTTCTGAAAACAGGATCCTCAAAATCATTCTGAATATTTTCCCTCCATTGGGCCACCGGCAATTCCAGAAGATTGCTCAACGACGTTCCGGAATCATCGGGTAAAATATTCGCATAAGCATCCACTGTGGCGACGTGGATATCGGGACATACAAGCACCAGATAAAAACCGGTGAGAGAGAGTGACGATGGCGCCATCACTTCGCCGCGACCTGTGACCCATGCCGGCCTGCCTTTGATGAAAAACGGACAATCGGAACCCAGCACCGAAGCGTATGATTCAAGTGTTTCATCGCTTAAACCCAAGCCAGCTATATCATTCATGACCTTCAACGCCCAGGCGCCATCGGAAGATCCTCCTCCCAGACCGGCCCCCATAGGCAAGACCTTATGAAGCCAGGCCCTCATTCCGGACAGCGCATGATCACCGGCAAGCACCATCCATGCTTTTTCCACAAGGTTATTCCCGGAGGAGGTACCGATATTTAGTCCGGATTGTTCCAACGAAAACCCTTCGGTACCGTCATCGGTTATGATTTCCAATACATCA includes the following:
- a CDS encoding 4-(cytidine 5'-diphospho)-2-C-methyl-D-erythritol kinase — translated: MVVFPQAKINIGLRILRKRTDGYHDIESLFYPIPLYDVLEIITDDGTEGFSLEQSGLNIGTSSGNNLVEKAWMVLAGDHALSGMRAWLHKVLPMGAGLGGGSSDGAWALKVMNDIAGLGLSDETLESYASVLGSDCPFFIKGRPAWVTGRGEVMAPSSLSLTGFYLVLVCPDIHVATVDAYANILPDDSGTSLSNLLELPVAQWRENIQNDFEDPVFRKYPALKKVKEKLYKEGAVYASMTGSGSALYGIFEHEPTVSRKVFPWPVYTMKLD